The Candidatus Cloacimonadota bacterium genome has a window encoding:
- a CDS encoding choice-of-anchor J domain-containing protein, translating into GQSQIYELTFTPTISGPYNNNLIITSNDPDNPTNYLAVTGSGLNPCEITVNPKSFSKISSKDNTILDTLFIGNDGEETLNYSATVVYGSKNRDLLFNEDFENGGSIPSEWTQENVIGTTDWTYQNGGHSSNPASTHGGNYNALLYLGSFTSSTTKLISPEIDLASVSDVILKFYHAMVEWLGDQDELKVYYRTSNGSSWNLLQTYSTNTTDWTLREITLPDPSSTYYIAFEGITNYGYGVCIDDVQITGTIGASYNWITLNGGSSVNGSIPGSNPTDEILVEFDSNGLADSTYNADIVITSNDTDDSPYTVPTTLIITSAPTPPTSVVFADNPDDNGGLILLTYTVSIDDPFYIGTGGNCAEVTDYYVYRSIDPVPSADTTWTVIDNWEPESTGSNYRTRLISSIGSDSIYAYRICSVFNPSKTKNSADKIVGKHIRSFQSEWVYGSAAARDNLPAYADMKVFLEGPYIAGGTMNNYGLTLPTISPYNSEDIGALPNVVDRTLIDWIYIELRTTETGETVKEANAFVLDNGMIVNTEGNHNLPFYYTTDIEYYIVIHHRNHLGIMSAITYTFGDFANQATSIDLTTSGSVWDEGFKQVETDVYAMYAGDANNNGQIQTSDKNDYWNVQVGQAGYIESDFNLNGQVQTSDVNDKWQYNVGASSKVPY; encoded by the coding sequence TCTTTCTCTAAGATTTCAAGTAAAGACAATACAATATTGGACACATTGTTTATTGGCAATGATGGTGAAGAAACACTAAATTACTCAGCAACTGTTGTCTATGGTTCAAAAAATCGTGATCTATTATTTAATGAAGATTTTGAAAATGGTGGAAGTATTCCTTCAGAATGGACACAAGAAAATGTTATAGGAACTACTGACTGGACATATCAGAATGGAGGTCATTCTAGTAATCCAGCTAGCACTCATGGTGGAAATTATAATGCATTATTGTATTTAGGTAGTTTTACAAGTTCAACAACAAAACTTATAAGTCCTGAAATTGATTTGGCTTCAGTAAGTGATGTAATATTGAAATTTTATCATGCAATGGTAGAATGGTTGGGAGATCAAGATGAGTTAAAAGTATATTACAGGACTTCAAATGGTAGTTCATGGAATTTATTACAAACATATTCCACAAACACCACTGACTGGACATTAAGGGAAATTACATTACCCGATCCTTCTTCAACTTATTATATTGCATTTGAAGGCATAACTAATTATGGATATGGAGTTTGTATAGATGATGTTCAAATTACTGGTACAATAGGAGCATCATATAATTGGATTACTTTGAATGGAGGATCAAGTGTAAATGGTTCAATACCTGGTAGTAATCCTACTGATGAAATACTTGTAGAATTTGATTCTAATGGATTAGCAGATAGCACATATAACGCTGATATTGTTATAACGAGCAATGATACGGATGATTCTCCTTATACTGTTCCAACAACTTTAATCATAACTTCAGCTCCTACACCCCCCACAAGTGTAGTATTTGCAGATAATCCAGATGATAATGGTGGATTAATTCTCCTTACATATACAGTGTCGATTGATGATCCATTTTACATAGGTACAGGGGGCAACTGCGCTGAAGTAACTGACTATTATGTTTATCGATCTATAGATCCAGTTCCAAGTGCAGATACAACATGGACAGTGATTGATAATTGGGAACCTGAAAGTACTGGATCTAACTATAGAACAAGGTTGATTTCTTCAATAGGATCTGATTCTATTTATGCGTATCGTATATGTTCTGTTTTTAATCCATCTAAAACTAAGAATAGTGCTGATAAGATCGTTGGAAAACATATAAGAAGTTTTCAATCTGAATGGGTATATGGGAGCGCTGCTGCACGGGATAACCTTCCTGCTTATGCAGACATGAAAGTATTCCTTGAAGGTCCATATATCGCAGGTGGAACAATGAATAATTACGGCTTGACACTTCCAACAATCTCACCATATAATTCTGAAGACATTGGTGCACTTCCAAATGTAGTTGATCGCACCTTGATTGACTGGATCTACATTGAACTACGTACTACAGAAACCGGCGAGACAGTAAAAGAAGCGAATGCCTTTGTTCTTGATAATGGTATGATTGTTAATACTGAAGGTAATCACAACCTCCCCTTCTATTATACCACAGATATTGAATATTATATTGTTATTCACCACAGAAATCATCTTGGCATTATGAGTGCGATTACATATACCTTTGGTGATTTTGCAAACCAGGCAACAAGTATTGATCTTACCACCTCTGGTAGTGTCTGGGATGAAGGTTTCAAACAAGTAGAAACAGATGTTTATGCAATGTATGCTGGTGACGCAAACAATAATGGACAAATTCAAACAAGTGATAAGAACGACTACTGGAATGTACAGGTCGGTCAAGCTGGATATATAGAATCTGACTTTAATCTTAACGGACAGGTTCAAACAAGTGATGTGAATGACAAGTGGCAGTATAATGTTGGTGCAAGTAGTAAAGTGCCATACTAG